DNA from Gephyromycinifex aptenodytis:
CCATGCGGCCCGAGGGGCGGGCGTTCTGGTGATCCGCAGCCTGACCAAGACGTTCGGTCTGGCAGGTGTCCGGGCCGGCTACCTCGTGGGGGATCCGGACTGGATCCAGGCTTGCCGCACGGTGCAGCCGCACTGGTCGGTCAACCACCTTGCGTTGGCCGCGGTCACCGCCTGCGCCAGCCCGGCGGGGGTGGCTCATGTGCACCAGGTTGCTCAGCGCATCGCAGCTCACCGCCCGGTGCTGGTGCAGGGTTTGGAGGCGGCGGGCCTGCAGGTGGTTCGTCCACCGGCAGCTCCTTTCGTGCTGGCCCACCATCCCCAGGCCGAGCGCCTACGGCTGGCCCTTCGCGACAAGGGCATCGCGCTACGGCGAGCCGACACTTTTCCCGGCCTGGGTCAGAACTGGCTTCGCATCGCGGTTCGTGACCCGGCCTGTACCGAAGCGCTCATGGCTGCGCTGGCCGACTGTTCCATCGACGATTCTGTCCGGGAGGACGCATGACGATCAGCCCACCGATGTCGCTCGCTGCTCGTGAGGCGATCGCCGATGTGCTCGCCAACCGCCGCGACATCCGCAGCGGCTTCACGATGGACCCCATCGATGACGACGTCCTCATGCGGGTGCTGACGGCTGCCCACCAGGCTCCGAGCGTCGGCTTCAGCCAGCCGTGGGACTTCCTCATCCTGCGCGACGAGCAGGTGCGTCGCCGGGTACAGTCCCTGGCCGCAACCCAACGCGACATCTTCGCCGCGCAGCTACCGAGCGCGCGGGCGCGCAGCTTCGACGGACTGAAGGTGGAGGCGATCCTGTCCACCCCGGTCAACATCGTCGTCACCTGCGACCCCACCCGTGGGGGCCCGTACACCCTGGGCCGCCATGCCGACCCGCGGATGGCGCCGTTCTCGGTCGCCTGCGCCGTACAGAACCTGTGGCTGGCTGCCCGCGCCGAGGGGCTGGGCGTGGGATGGGTGAGCTTCTTCGACCCCGATGAGCTGCGAGACGAGCTCGGGCTGCCCGGGCATCTGGACGTCGTGGCCTACCTGTGCATCGGCCACGTCGAACAGTTCCCGCCCGCCCCAGAGCTGGCCCTGACGGGCTGGGCCCGCCGCCGTCCCCTGTCCTGGGCGGTTCACCACGACACCTGGGGAGCGCGTCGTCTCCCGGGAGGAGAACCGATGTCCCTCATCGAGGAGACCATCGCCGCGATTCAACCCCCGGATGAGGAGGCCGCCGCGGCAGCCGACAGCCGCCAGGCCATGCTGACCAAGCCGGCTGGTTCCCTGGGCGAACTGGAGAACATCGCCCGCCGCCTGGCCGGGATCACCGGGGCCTGCCCGCCGCCGGTGCCGGAACCGGTTGCTTTGGCGGTGTTCTGCGGCGATCACGGGGTGCACGCCCAGGGTGTGACGCCCTGGCCGCAGGAGGTCACCATGCAGATGGCCCTGAACTTCATCGCCGGCGGCGCAATGACCAGTGTCCTGGCTCGTCAGGTGGGTGCCGAGGTCGCCGTCATCGACATGGGGGTGCTCGGTGACCTGCCCGCGCAACCCGGTGTCATGGTGCGCAAGGTGGCACGCGGCACCGCAGACATGACCCAAGGCCCGGCCATGACCCGGGAACAGTGCGCGCAGGCCGTGGAGGCCGGCATCGACATCGCCCGCGACCTGGTCGCCCAGGGCAACCGGATGCTGGCAACCGGCGACCTGGGTATCGCCAACACCACCGGCTCGGCTGCGTTGGCCTCGGTCTTCACCGGGGCGAGCGCTGAGCAGGTCACCGGTCGGGGTACCGGTATCGATGACGCGATGCTGGCTCACAAGATCGAGGTCGTCCGCCGGGCCATCGAGGTCAACCACGCCGAGGCAGGCGACCCGTTAGCTGCGCTGGCTGCGGTCGGTGGGTTCGAACACGCCGGGCTGGTCGGGCTGCTGTTGGGTGCTGCGGCGCTGCGCACGCCGGTCATCCTGGACGGCGTCATCGCTGCTTCGGCAGCCTTGGCCGCCGCGGCACTGTGCCCGACCGCTGCCCAGTACTGGTTCGCCGGTCACACCTCCGCCGAACCGGCCAGCGCGCTGGCCATCGACCAGTTGGGTCTGCATCCGCTGCTGTCCTTGGAAATGCGCTTGGGCGAGGGCAGCGGGGCGATGTTGGCCGTACCCGTGGTGCAGTCAGCTGCGCGGGTCTTGGCTGAGGGCGCAACCTTCGAAAGTGCAGGAGTTGCAGGTCGGGATGAGTGAGATCGATTTCGTCGCCGGGTTCTCCGGCGGGCAGGCCCTGGTCGTCGGCGGCGGCGGGTCGGCGCTTGGGCCGGTCGCGCACCTGCTCGCCGAAGGCGCCCAGGTCGCGGTGGTGGCGCCGCAGATCGAGGCTGCTCTGGAAGACCTGGTCGCGCGGGGGATCATCCTCTGGCACCAGCGGGACTTCATCCCCAGCGACCTGGACGGCGTCTCCGTGGTGGTGGCAGCCAGCGGGGACACCAGCCTCGACGAGATAGTGCGGGGACAGGCCCGAGAACGCGGCGTGCTCACCCTGCATCGCGCCTCGCACGCAGCCCGGGTGGCAACTCCGGGTCAGGGTCAGGTGATTCTCGTGGGTGGCGGACCGGGCGACCCGGGGCTGCTCACCGTGCGGGGGCTGCGCGAGGTTCAGGCTGCCGATGTGGTTGTGGTGGACCGGCTGGCTCCGCTGGCCGTCCTTGACGAGCTCGGCACCGAGGTCGAGATCATCGACGTGTCGAAGATTCCGCGCGGTCGCCACACCACCCAAGAGGAGATCAACGCGGTCCTCATCGAGCGCGCCCGCCAGGGGCACCGGGTTGTTCGCCTCAAAGGCGGCGACCCGTATGTCTTCGGTCGGGGGATGGAAGAGGTCATGGCCTGCCGAGAAGCCGGCGTTGCCGTCGAGGTCGTTCCCGGCGTGACCTCTGCAGTCGCCGGTCCGGAGCTTGCCGGAATCCCCGTCACTCACCGGGGGCTTGTGCAGGGCTTCGCCGTCGTCTCCGGACACTGCGCCCCCAATGATCCACGCAGCACGATCGATTGGGCGCACCTGGCTGCCTCCGGGGTGACCATCGTCATCCTCATGGGGGTGGAGACCCTGCCCGAGATCGCGCGGGCCCTACTGGCTGGTGGCCGGGTGACCCAGACCCCCGTGGCATCCATCATGAACGCGGCGACGACCAGCCAACGCGTCATACGCACTACGCTGGGCGCCCTGGCCGAAGCCGCTCCCGACGGGCTCATCCCACCCGCGGTGACCGTGGTTGGTGATGTCGCAGCCTTCGCCGAGGACGGCATCGCCCCTAGGGTCGAGGCATGAGCGAACAGTGGAGTTGGAAATTCGAGAACGCAGAAGGCGCCGACGTGGCCGACTCATCCCTGCCGAGCGATCCCTTCCCGACCCAGGCTGACGCGGAGGCCTACCTCAGCGAAGGCTGGGCCGAACTCTCCGACGCCGGAGTGGCCCAGGTAAGCCTGATGTGCGACGGCGAGATCGTGTACGGGCCGATGAGTCTGGAGCAGGACTAGCAATCTCTTACCCGGGGCTCCACCCCACCGTGCAGTGAGCGGACCCGGCGCGTCTGAATTTCGTGCCGGGCCACTTGCTGCCGGCCTCACTCAAGCGCGGTGTCTTGGTGGTCGATCTGCTGCCAACCCTGGGCGCCGCGGCACCAGCTGCAGGTGCGTCGGGCTCGCTGACCCCCGCGCTGGGATTCTCAGAACAGCTGGGCGACCTCAGCGCGAGGGGAGCGGTTTCCACAGAATGTGCGGTGCTCGCCTCAGCGGGGGGACTCGCCGCGCTTGACCCGCGGGCGAGGCATCCGACCGGGTCGGATCTGTACCGAGCGGGAGAAGACATACCAGCCGGTGCCGCGCGCGGGCTCTTCGCCGAAACGCTCCCGGATCTGCTTTTTGAGTCGCATCGTCAAGAAGACCGTGTCCAGCAGCGTGGCGATCAGTGCGCCGTACACCAGGGTGTACCCGATCATCACCGCCGTGGAGTTCTGGATGAGGCTGATCGGCAAGCCGATGATCATGATCGGGAGTAGGAACTCTCCGATGCTCCAGCGTGAATCGACGACATCGCGGATGAACTGACGCTGACGACCCTGGTCGCGAGCGGGCAGCGCCCACTCTTCACCGCTGAGCATCGCCTCACGGGTCTTGAGCCGCGCCTCCCGCTCCTTGATCTTGGATTGCTGGGCGGCGGCCTTGCGGTCGGCAGGAACCACCGGGCGACGCCGAGCAGCTTCGGCTTCGCGCCGCGAAGGCGTCGGGCGGTTCTTGGCGCCAGGCCTCACCGCACTGGAGCCAGTCCTGTCCTGGGGGGCCTGATCAACGGGGGCGTCGTCTTTCTTGCGTCCAAACACACCCACACTCTAGATGGACACCGGTCCAACCCGGGACCAGCGCCGGCCCGGAAGTATGCGGGTGCTTTGCCGCCCTGCGGCTCGGCTGCCGATTGCGGCGGCCGGCACCGCTGCTCAGGTGCCCGGGCTGGGCAGATCTGCTCGGCGGGGGCGTCGGTTTCCTCGTTACCCTTACCCCACGCGCCGGATCGCACGGTAGGCGACGCGGTCCGACCCTTCGCTCAAAGGAGTTCGCTGTGCGTGTCCTGATCTGCCCGGAAGCCTTCGCGGGGATGCTCACCGCCGTCCAGACGGCTGAGGCGATGGCCTCCGGATGGCGGCAGCGGGCACCGCACGACGAACTCACGCTCACCCCGCTGGCATCGGGGGGGCCCGGGTTCCTGCACGTACTCGAAGAGGCGCATTCGGGGATGGCGGTGGCGCTGACCGTCAGTGATCCGCTGGGCCGGAGTGTCCCCGCGCAGGTTCTCCTCGTGGAAGAAGCGGGCCGCCGTACCGCCTACATCGAGTCCGCGCAGGCCGCCGGGATCCACTTGCTGTCCGCCGCTGAACGTGACCCGGCCTCGACCAGCACGTACGGGGTAGGCCAGCTCGTCCTGGCCGCCGTCGAGGAGGGCGCGCAACGGATAGTCCTCGGCGTGGGCGGGAGTGCCACCACCGACGCTGGCGCCGGCTTCCTGGCGGCTCTGGGTGCTGGCGACCCGGCGGTTCTGGCGCGCGGCGGGATGTGCCTTGGCGACATCGCGGACGACGCGCTGAGCGAACTGCCGCTGGTGCTGCATCGACTCTCCGGTGTGGAACTCGTGCTGGCAACCGACCACCAGATTCCGTTGCTGGGTTTCGAGGGCACCTGCGCAACCACTGCCCAGGACAAAGGCGCTTCACCGCAGGGCGCGCAACAGCTGGAGGCTGCGCTCGGGAGGTTCACGGAGGTCGTGGCCCGCACCCTGCCTGCCCCCACCGATCTGCTCACGGGGCTGCCTCGCCGAGTCGACCGCGAGTTGGGCGCCGGGGCCGGCGGTGGCCTCGGGTACGCGATGCTCGCCCTCGGGGCGCTGCGCCAGAGCGCGGTGTCGCTGGTGCAGCAGGCCTGGGGCTTCGAGTCGCTGCTTGCCCGGCACGATCTGCTGCTGACCGGTGAAGGCTGCTTCGACTGGACCTCGTTGCGCGCCAGCACCGTCGCCGAAGTGACGGCCCGGGCAGCCGAGCGGGCCCTTCCCACCATCATCTTGGCCGGGCAGGTGCAGGTCGGGCGCCGGGAGAGCATGGCGATGGGAGCAGCAGGGGTCTACGCCGTGGCCGACACCCCCGCTGACGTGCTCGATCTGGCTGCAGACCCGGTCGGGCGGGTGCGGGCACGCGCGGCGCGAATCGCCGCGACGTGGTCCCCGAGTTGAGGTTGCCCTACGCTGGAGGAAGCGTTCGGGAACAACGCATGGTTCCCGACGGTTCAGTGTCAGTACGCGAAACACTGCGCGCTGGCCGTCCCCGATCAGAAGGACCATCACGATGACTGTTGCGAACGAGACCACGACTGCCGAGCATGGCGTCCTGCTCACCGACGTCGCTGCGGGCAAGGTTAAGAGCCTGCTCGAACAAGAGGGCCGTGACGACCTTCGTCTGCGGGTGGGCGTCCAGCCCGGCGGCTGTTCCGGCCTTATCTACCAGCTGTACTTCGACGAGCGCACCCTTGATGGCGACGCCGTACGCGACTTCGGTGGCGTCGAGGTCGTTGTCGACCGGATGAGCGCTCCCTATCTCGACGGCGCGACCATCGACTTCTCCGACACCATCGAGAAGCAGGGCTTCACCATCGACAACCCCAACGCGGGTAGCTCCTGCGCCTGCGGCGACTCCTTCAGCTGAGTCGCTCCACACCGCATCCAGCGGGCCTCATTCCGGTTTCGGGGTGGGGCCCGTCTGATGTTCCTACCTTCATGGCACGAGCCGGGTCGGTCTGGGGCTGCGGGCACGATAGGTTTAGAGGGTGCCTATTGCCGTAGCTGGGTCCATTGCGACCGATCACCTCATGACCTTTCAGGGACGCTTTGCCGATTCCCTCCTCGCCGAGCAACTGGAGCAGGTCTCGCTGTCCTTCCTTGCCGACGGCTTGGACATCCGCCGCGGGGGAGTAGGGGGCAACATCTCCTTCGGGATGGCCCTGCTCGGTGCCCGACCCGTCCTGGTCGGCGCTGCCGGCCTGGACTTTGCTGATTACCGCTCCTGGCTGGAGCGCCACGGCGTGGACTGTGAGTCGGTGCACGTCTCCGAGCAGGCCCACACCGCCCGGTTCGTGTGCACCACCGACTCGGTACACGCTCAGATCGCCACCTTCTACCCCGGCGCGATGTCCGAAGCGCGCGACATCGAGCTGGGCCCGGTCGCCGAACGGGTCGGAACCCTGGACCTGGTGCTGATCGGCCCGGACGACCCTGAGGCGATGCTTCGCCACACCGATGAATGCCGCGCCCGTGGTATCCCGTTCGCGGCCGACCCGAGCCAGCAGTTGGCCTTCATGGACGGACCCTCGATCCAGCGGCTCATCGACGGCGCCACCTACCTGTTCACCAACGAGTACGAATCGCACTTGACCGAGCAGAAGACGGGTTGGGACGCCGAGGAGATCGCCCGGCGAGTCACGACCCGCGTCATCACCCGCGGGGCGCAGGGCTGCACCGTGGCTACCGCAGGCCAGGAGACGATCAACGTCGGCGTCGTTCCTGCCCGCACGGTGGCTGACCCCACCGGCGTCGGTGACGCCTTCCGGGCCGGTTTCCTGGTCGGGCTGACGGCGGGCCTATCCCATGAGCGTTGCGCTCAGCTGGGTGCTCTGCTTGCCACCCACGTCGTTGAGACGGTGGGGACGCAGGAATACGCGGACGGCCTGGTCGGCATGCGGGCACGGCTCGCAGAGGTTTACGGCGAGGCTGCCGCCGAAGAGATCGCGGCGCACCTACCGGCAGGCCGTGTCTGAGTCTCAGGTAGCGGCCGGCCAGGGCGAACCTGTGGAGCCCCCGGCGACGGGTTGGGTCTTCGACCCGACCCGCCGCTGCGGGGAAGACCTGGTGGCCGTGGGCGGTGATCTTCAGCCGGGCACCTTGCTGGAGGCCTACCGAACCGGGGTCTTCCCGATGGGTATCGGCCCCCACGGTCATCCGCCGTTGGCCTGGTGGTCCCCCGACCCCCGAGGGGTGCTCTTACCCGGGGGATTGAAGGTGAGCCGTTCGCTGCGAAAGTCGTTGCGTCGGTTCGAGTTCAGTGTTGATGCTGACTTCAAGGCGGTCGTCGCCGGTTGCGCGGACCCGAGCCGTGACGGGCGCTGGATCACAGCGACCCTGATGGATGCTTATCTTGAGTTGCATCGTCTCGGTTGGGCCCATTCGGTGGAGGTCTGGGCCGGTGCGGACTTGGTGGGTGGGCTTTACGGCGTCAGCATCAGTGGCCTGTTCGCTGGGGAGTCGATGTTCCACCGCGTCACCGATGCCTCTAAAGTCGCGCTGGTGGCGCTTAACGACATCTTGTTCATCGATCACGACCCGCGCCGAATTATCGACGTTCAATGGAACACCTCACACCTGGCCAGTCTGGGTGTGACGGAGGTTCCGCAGGCCGACTACCTGCGACGACTGCGTGCGGCAGTCGAGGCACCGCAACCTGCATGGCCCACTGCCGGGCAGCGGGATGCTCTCCGCAACACCAGGACCAGCCAGCAGTCAGAGCGCTGAATGGCCACCTGAGGCACTATGCTGGCCTCAGTTCTGACTTCTGCACGCCAAAGGCGCACCCGATGGGTGCGCCGCCCACGACCCGGAAGGTGCACCTTGCGTCGCCACGAAGAAACCCCCACGCGCGGGCGGCGATCGCGCGCCGCGCTCGGCGGAATAGCCGTGCTTGCCGCGTTCGCCCTCAGCGGTTGCAGTGAAGCGGCGCAGCGCGGTTGGCTGCCCCGCGGTGCTTCCACGGGAGCGGAGCGGGTCACCAGCCTGTGGGTCGGTATGTGGATCACGGCTCTGGCCGTCGGGGCTCTCGTCTGGGGCCTGACCATCTGGTGCATCATCCGCTACCGCCGCCGCAAGGATGACGTAGGTCTTCCGCCGCAGCTGCGCTACAACGTGCCGATCGAGATCCTCTACACGATCATCCCGGTGATGATCGTGGGAGTCCTGTTCTTCTTCACCGCTCGCGATGAGAAGGTCCTCCTGGACCACACCACCCATAAGCCGGACGTCACGATCAACGTCGTCGGCAAGCAGTGGAGCTGGGACTTCAACTATGTCGACGCCCAGGTGTGGGAGTCAGGCGTGCAGGCCCAGCTCACCGGCAAGGCCGGTGTCCAGGAGACACTGCCGACGCTGTATCTGCCTGAGAACAAGCGCATCGAGTTCGTGCTGACGGCACGCGACGTCATCCACTCGTTCTGGGTGCCCGCGTTCCAGCAGAAGCTCGACATGATCCCCGGCAAGGTCAACAAGCTCCAGATCGTCACGACCGAGCCCGGTGAGTACCAAGGCAAGTGCGCCGAGCTGTGCGGCGCCTATCACGCGGCCATGCTGTTCAACGTCAAGGTCGTCAGCCAGGAGGAGTACGACAAACACCTGGCAGAGCTGAAGGCCAAGGGTCAGACGGGCATGCTGGACAACAGCTTGAGCCGTGCTCACCTTGAGCCTGGCCAGCCCAACTACCAGCAGTACCAACCCAAACAGGAAGGCGGTCAGTAAT
Protein-coding regions in this window:
- the cobT gene encoding nicotinate-nucleotide--dimethylbenzimidazole phosphoribosyltransferase, which produces MTISPPMSLAAREAIADVLANRRDIRSGFTMDPIDDDVLMRVLTAAHQAPSVGFSQPWDFLILRDEQVRRRVQSLAATQRDIFAAQLPSARARSFDGLKVEAILSTPVNIVVTCDPTRGGPYTLGRHADPRMAPFSVACAVQNLWLAARAEGLGVGWVSFFDPDELRDELGLPGHLDVVAYLCIGHVEQFPPAPELALTGWARRRPLSWAVHHDTWGARRLPGGEPMSLIEETIAAIQPPDEEAAAAADSRQAMLTKPAGSLGELENIARRLAGITGACPPPVPEPVALAVFCGDHGVHAQGVTPWPQEVTMQMALNFIAGGAMTSVLARQVGAEVAVIDMGVLGDLPAQPGVMVRKVARGTADMTQGPAMTREQCAQAVEAGIDIARDLVAQGNRMLATGDLGIANTTGSAALASVFTGASAEQVTGRGTGIDDAMLAHKIEVVRRAIEVNHAEAGDPLAALAAVGGFEHAGLVGLLLGAAALRTPVILDGVIAASAALAAAALCPTAAQYWFAGHTSAEPASALAIDQLGLHPLLSLEMRLGEGSGAMLAVPVVQSAARVLAEGATFESAGVAGRDE
- a CDS encoding carbohydrate kinase family protein, coding for MPIAVAGSIATDHLMTFQGRFADSLLAEQLEQVSLSFLADGLDIRRGGVGGNISFGMALLGARPVLVGAAGLDFADYRSWLERHGVDCESVHVSEQAHTARFVCTTDSVHAQIATFYPGAMSEARDIELGPVAERVGTLDLVLIGPDDPEAMLRHTDECRARGIPFAADPSQQLAFMDGPSIQRLIDGATYLFTNEYESHLTEQKTGWDAEEIARRVTTRVITRGAQGCTVATAGQETINVGVVPARTVADPTGVGDAFRAGFLVGLTAGLSHERCAQLGALLATHVVETVGTQEYADGLVGMRARLAEVYGEAAAEEIAAHLPAGRV
- the cobA gene encoding uroporphyrinogen-III C-methyltransferase, whose translation is MSEIDFVAGFSGGQALVVGGGGSALGPVAHLLAEGAQVAVVAPQIEAALEDLVARGIILWHQRDFIPSDLDGVSVVVAASGDTSLDEIVRGQARERGVLTLHRASHAARVATPGQGQVILVGGGPGDPGLLTVRGLREVQAADVVVVDRLAPLAVLDELGTEVEIIDVSKIPRGRHTTQEEINAVLIERARQGHRVVRLKGGDPYVFGRGMEEVMACREAGVAVEVVPGVTSAVAGPELAGIPVTHRGLVQGFAVVSGHCAPNDPRSTIDWAHLAASGVTIVILMGVETLPEIARALLAGGRVTQTPVASIMNAATTSQRVIRTTLGALAEAAPDGLIPPAVTVVGDVAAFAEDGIAPRVEA
- the aat gene encoding leucyl/phenylalanyl-tRNA--protein transferase, which produces MSESQVAAGQGEPVEPPATGWVFDPTRRCGEDLVAVGGDLQPGTLLEAYRTGVFPMGIGPHGHPPLAWWSPDPRGVLLPGGLKVSRSLRKSLRRFEFSVDADFKAVVAGCADPSRDGRWITATLMDAYLELHRLGWAHSVEVWAGADLVGGLYGVSISGLFAGESMFHRVTDASKVALVALNDILFIDHDPRRIIDVQWNTSHLASLGVTEVPQADYLRRLRAAVEAPQPAWPTAGQRDALRNTRTSQQSER
- the ctaC gene encoding aa3-type cytochrome oxidase subunit II; the protein is MRRHEETPTRGRRSRAALGGIAVLAAFALSGCSEAAQRGWLPRGASTGAERVTSLWVGMWITALAVGALVWGLTIWCIIRYRRRKDDVGLPPQLRYNVPIEILYTIIPVMIVGVLFFFTARDEKVLLDHTTHKPDVTINVVGKQWSWDFNYVDAQVWESGVQAQLTGKAGVQETLPTLYLPENKRIEFVLTARDVIHSFWVPAFQQKLDMIPGKVNKLQIVTTEPGEYQGKCAELCGAYHAAMLFNVKVVSQEEYDKHLAELKAKGQTGMLDNSLSRAHLEPGQPNYQQYQPKQEGGQ
- a CDS encoding glycerate kinase family protein, with protein sequence MRVLICPEAFAGMLTAVQTAEAMASGWRQRAPHDELTLTPLASGGPGFLHVLEEAHSGMAVALTVSDPLGRSVPAQVLLVEEAGRRTAYIESAQAAGIHLLSAAERDPASTSTYGVGQLVLAAVEEGAQRIVLGVGGSATTDAGAGFLAALGAGDPAVLARGGMCLGDIADDALSELPLVLHRLSGVELVLATDHQIPLLGFEGTCATTAQDKGASPQGAQQLEAALGRFTEVVARTLPAPTDLLTGLPRRVDRELGAGAGGGLGYAMLALGALRQSAVSLVQQAWGFESLLARHDLLLTGEGCFDWTSLRASTVAEVTARAAERALPTIILAGQVQVGRRESMAMGAAGVYAVADTPADVLDLAADPVGRVRARAARIAATWSPS
- a CDS encoding DUF3043 domain-containing protein, yielding MFGRKKDDAPVDQAPQDRTGSSAVRPGAKNRPTPSRREAEAARRRPVVPADRKAAAQQSKIKEREARLKTREAMLSGEEWALPARDQGRQRQFIRDVVDSRWSIGEFLLPIMIIGLPISLIQNSTAVMIGYTLVYGALIATLLDTVFLTMRLKKQIRERFGEEPARGTGWYVFSRSVQIRPGRMPRPRVKRGESPR
- a CDS encoding HesB/IscA family protein, which gives rise to MTVANETTTAEHGVLLTDVAAGKVKSLLEQEGRDDLRLRVGVQPGGCSGLIYQLYFDERTLDGDAVRDFGGVEVVVDRMSAPYLDGATIDFSDTIEKQGFTIDNPNAGSSCACGDSFS